GGTGGTTTAGTATTGGCTGCCCATCGATGGGTCATTGTGTGGTCTGTTTGCCCCTGTATTGTCTCTTTAGCTCACCGAGCAGCAGAGGGAGCTAATGCGGGGGTACAAAGTGGAAGCGATGAGGCTGCTGAGACAGAGGGGTACAGCACAGCCGGATTCGAGGGTGTCACAGGTGCAGACCCTCCTCGATAGTGTGCAGGTAGACAGCTTAGCACGCCTGAGCTTGATGGATCGCTGAGTGCTTGTGTTAATGTGTTTTGGGTGTGATATGTTTGTGATGTTTCTTCCATCAGCTGAGGAAGGTACCAACACTTCAGGAGTTCATTCAAAATGAGCCCGACGTTGTTGGGACAGGAAGTGCCACTTGGGATTTTCCTCCGCCTTTGTGTTCCACGGCTAAACCGATGCATGATGGGAAACGGGATGAGTTCTCATTTCATCATCTGACATCCATTTCTTCCGTGACTCTGGGTGCTACCGACAGTCCAGACCTTACCGGCAGGACGTCTCTGGTCCCTGACACCCGCTGTGCGCTTGTGCACGGTTCTGACGTACATCAGACCGCAGAGACTCGGGACCAAGCCAGCCAGCACTCTCTGTCATCTGGTTACATCACTTCCGACAATACGGAAGCCGCCAGCCATACGGCTGCTACAGTGGAGGCTGTCCAACTAAGCAAGGAGGTGCGTCAGGTGGGGAGCCAGGAGAGTCTCATTCCGCTTGACACTGACTGCTTGGCTGAGGGCACAGGAACAGTGAAAGGCTTTGCACTGGCATCTGAGGTCAATCTGGACACTGCTCGTTCTGGATCAGGAGACCCTGGTGTGTGCGAGGTGCCGTATCGTATGAGCCTTCAGAATCTTTTGAAGCAGTCCCAAGAGTACCGGCAGCGGCAGCGTCAGCTGAGGATGGCAAAGAATCTGTCCCAGGAGACGGACGAGGCCCAGAACCTTTCTGACAAAGAGAACAATGAGGTCCCCCTAGTGGAGAAAAATGAGCTCAGGAAAAGTAAAGCGAGAAGAGCCAATCATGCCAAAGTTAGGTTTTCACAGTTTGACCCATCTTCTGTAAGTGTGGCGCAACAGCCACCATTTCAGACTCTGTCAGAAACTCCAGAGGTCCAGTCCTCTGTTGGGACGAACCTGGAAATCAGCGAAAAGGTGTTTGATTGTGGATCAGTGAATGTCCCCGGGAATGTGGGAAGGGGCACCCTGGTTTCTGCAGTTCCTGCTCTGTCTTTGGAATCATCTGAACCTGATGGCCTAGTTGGAGATAATCTGACGCCGTCTACGGCAAGGGATGATCCAGCAAGTGATCTATCACAGCCCCTAACCACCACATCCTCCTCCGCAGAGCCCTGTGGTCTCAGTGTGGGGCCAAAGATTGATGGCACCGTGCCAAATCAAGTGCCAGCCAGTAAGAAGTTTACAACATTTCCGACTCCCCAGCTGTGCTTGAGTCCTGTCCATTGTGGAAAGGGCCGAGGTCCCATCGCGAAGCTCTTGGTGAACACCACCCTGAGTGTCAGCGACAACGCTGGGCTGCCTGCTCGCACAAAAGATGGTGTTGACCGAGCTGTGCAGATCAGCCAGCTGGAGATGAATCTGTCCCGCCTGCAGGCCCTCATCTCTGACTTGGAGTCCACCCTGGATGAAGGTTCCACTTGTCAAACATGGGCTAAAGGCAGCCACCTTAGGGGTGAGTGGGCGCTGCCGGCCAGGGAGCTGCTGGGCCTCACTGAGCATCGGCAGCCCAAAAGTCAGATCACGTCCATCTCCCAGAAGATGCGAGTGCCGGAGATGTTCCGGGACGCTCCGGTGGTGCCACGTAGGAGTCCCGTCCTCACTGACTCTAGCAACCGACCCCCGCTGGACGACTCCCGCTCCCCAAGCGATCGGTCATGCGACGTGGAAACGCCGTCCAGCCTGTGGCAGTGGGGTGAGGAGACCGGAGCGCGGACGCAGAATCTGGGCTCGCCTGTGGACCAAGGTCCGGGGATGCGAGCCAAGCGCAGACTCCTCATGAGCACCGCGGAAACAAAGTCCCCCAGGATGCCGGCGGCGTCACACAGCGCAGCTTGGGGAAGGCCGCGTTCCAGCACCCCCAAAGGTAACAAGCCCACGGTGTGCACCTAACTCTGGCCTGCAGGACATGCGTAGGAGGCTGCCTTAGAACACTGTACTCATCCTGTTTTGGAAGTTACATGCAAATACTTCCATATTGTGTCACCCCCCGATGAGCAGACTTGTCTTGCGAGCAAGCAAAGATTTTTCCAGCTGGATAAAGAgccttgtgtgtgtgggtgtgtgtgcgcgcgtggggCCTGTTCTTCTCCGGGGAAGTTCACCCTGTGTTCTTGGGCGTCTTTGCAGTGCAGACCGGCACTTGGGCACGGCTCCTGCCAAAGGAGACCCAGCTGCATGTGGAGGCCCCAAttaaggagcaggagagggagcAGCTGCAGGTGAGAGACGGGGGCGGGATGGCACCTGGGCCAGGGGTCACGTCCACAAACCCAGAGCGGAGCTCCCTGCTTCATCCCCATTGGGCTTGCAGCCGTGACCAGGCAGAGATTAACGGGACCTGTGATGCAAAAGGGGGAGTCGGTCCGCCTAACATAACACTGAATGCTGACCTCCGTGGATTCAGCAGTCGGCGAAGCAGGATGAACCTTGTATGCTTGGTTTAATTAGCTTTAACGCTTTGATGTTGTTTGTTTGATGAGTCTTGAAGAAGCCATGGTGTTAAAATACAACACTATAGGCTAAGAGGACCCGCACTGACTCATTCTCCCAAGGGCACCCTACTGGCGTATATTACTCCTTGAGTCGTACTTGCGGTAATGTTCCTGCGCCATTAATTATAGCCTCTAATATATGCAGCTAACAACACTATAATTAACAGAAGCTGTTTTATAAACGGAGGCTCTTTCTCCCCTTGTTGCCATCGACGCGTCTGGAGCCTGGCCCTAATGTGGAGTTGGCGTGGCCATACTAGGCAGCGAAATTGACTGGGAGAATGAGCGTGTAATTTGTTTAATTCGTGTCTGAGTTAAGTCTTTCGGCTTGCCCTCCCCATCACCAAACAGAGGATCGCCGCCCGCTACCAGTGCCTCCGGCATCTGTCTCCACGATCGGGGGGTGTGCGGCCCTCTGGGCCCCCGGGTGtcccggtcctcgggccccccGCAGTGCATGATTTAGGTTCACAGGTATTTTTGTTCCcttgttttcctgtttttcttcttcctcTTAAATAAATGTGTATGTTCTGCTCTGTCACATTGGCTGGGTTAACAGCTCTAATTAGGTCTGTCTCTTTTGGCCTAAAACTGCTGCCACTGTACTGGAGAGACAAGCGGGAGCTCGTGGGCGGCCTGCTCCTCTGACCCACTGGGCGCATCGATTGGGGTGTGTTGAGTGTCTGACAGGGGGAGGATGAGTAACCTTGTCATAGAGACTTTCTCTCCACCACCGCAGAGCTGCAAGGTGGGAGAGGCGTGTCTTTGAAACCCGCCGTGGCTGTTACTGGCAGCTTATTTTATTGGTAATGATTGGTTTAAACCTGGCAGTGATTGGCAGTCCCGCCCCCTTGTTTTTCCCATAACCACTCTGTGTTTAAGGGCAGTGGGCGGGGCTGGATGTCTCACGATCAGCTTGCTGCCCcagctgtctctctctcctgccGTGCATATGGCACCAAACCAGTCTGACTCGTCTTTTCCTGCCCCACAGATATCCTGCCGCCTCAGCTCTCCTTGGCGCCCCCTTGTGGCCGCGGCCGTCAAGGGCTACCTTACGCGGCGGCTGCTGCGCTCGGAGCACGTCGCCCAGCTGCAGCGCACCGTCAAGGTGACCTTGTGTGACCTCGGCGGTGCCGTGCCGGCTGCCAGGGATATGAGCGCAACTCAGccccatttacatttttattgccTGTCGCCAGCACTATTAATCTGTGCTACTAATTTCCCTGCGCGGATGATGAAGCGCATGTAATGATTGGCTGCTGGATTGACCGATAAACCGTGCCAGGTTCCTAGTTATCTTTGTGTCTGCCTAATTTAGCTTTCGCATTTGACAGCGATGTCATCATCAGCTCCCGCGGCCCTTTTGGGAACAggcttcttttatttttttaacgcaCTCGGCACCTCGTCACTTTGGCAGTAATGGCCACTCCTGCGGATTTATTGAAATCTCCCAAATCCACCACAGGACTCTCAGCACTTCCTGTTGGCGTTCCAGCCCCGGACAGCAGAAACAGAGGAGTTTGATAGCGAACAGGACCTGGAGTTACAGAAGCGGGTCTTACTGCAGGTACcagagcccacccccccccccccccgattataCCCCCGATTTCCTGGTCAAGGTCTGACTCACGGTAAAGCGGCACCGAACCTGACTTAGTTATGGCCACACCAGAGGTACGAGTCAGCAGTTGTCGAGCCACGGGCTGGATGGGGTTGCGTGCTGGAGGCCggcgtgtggctcagcaggtgagGACGCTATGTCTTTggtcggaaggtcgctggtttaaatcccagcaTCAGCACATTTATTTCACatttgggcccctgagcgaggccctcgTCCTCCTTTTGCTTCAgcgactgtctgaccctgctttggataaaagcatttgctaaataaatgtgatttccaGCAATGTCTCTCCGAGACGAATGGGATGGTCAGCTGTGGCTGTTGGGGCCCCAGTTCCGCGCTGCATGGAGCTGCTGGTGTGCTGTATTACACAAATGCACTAAGATGTAATAATGAGTTTATTATAACAATATGAatcggtccctcctcctccccagcTGCGTTCCGCTCGCTATGAGATCTACGACATCTTCTTCAGCTCCTCAGCGGCGGAGAGGATGCAGATCATCTCCTGGGACCGGGCGCTGATCTGGGAGAGGGAGCTGAGACGTCGGGTAAAGCACTGGGGaacgggggtgggaggggggtgggtctCGCTTGTGTCCTGGATCTCCGACAGCTCTCCAATTGAAAACTCTGTGCTGAAATGATGAATAAATGTGTttctgggtgggtgggggggggggctgcattttTCTTTCCGACCACTAGGTGGTACCAGAAACCCACATTGCTAAGCAGAAGTAGAGTTCATTCACTTTAAGTACTCTTTGTCCATAATGCCAGGACTGCTCACACTTCCCCGGCAGCTCCAAGCTCCCTGGTGGCTCTCTGGGAATGCCCAGTGTTCCGGAAGCTTCTGCTTTGCTCGTGCCTTCAATTCCGTTACTAATGTTGtgataaatcagtgacattccctTCGGCCTTTAAGGAAAATGGACAAGAGCGTCGTAAAGGAGGGgcctccctgtctgcagctacCGAGAAGTCcctggagaggaggaggagaagctcGGCGTGAGTGTAGTTCGGTCTTTTGGTAAAATCTGCAGCAGACAGGATTTTAGATCGTATTTCTCTACCTCTTTGTCAGTGTGAGCGCATTTTCCCGCAGCCGGCCTCGTTAATCATGGCTCTGTGGGGCAAACTCAGTGCTCTGCTGTCCTCCTCTGTGAGCAGAAACGATTTGGAGTGCTTTGCTGTCCCAGCTGGAGATCGATCATCAGCTGCGTGGCAGAAAGTAACACGCTATAATGCATGGTACATTTGTCACCGTTTGACTGCTCTGTAGCCTGGGACTGAGGGCTCCAGGCTGCAGACTGGTCCTGTTTTAGTTAAGGGCATCCACTCACAACCTATGTTTTCCATTTCAGTTCCCCAGGGCGGCCTGCTCTAGTACCCTTTAGCATGACACTTAATCTGCCTGACTGCAGTCGAATGACCAGCTGTATAAGTATGTAAAGTTGTTAAAAACTCGCCAACTTCACGTTCATTCCCCACAGGCTACACAAAATGGCGGTCGAGGGACGACGGGTGGCTGGGGCGAAGGCTGGCTGGAGACGGGCCTGTCAGCACCCCAGGCCACGGTGAACCTGGAGCCGCACGGCTGACAGTGCAGCGGGACATGCCAATAAGCTAGTATCGGTGtccacagcagggggcgccatgaCCTCTCGTGCCACAGCTGACTGTGACAAACAGCAGTGACTCCAGGAAGCCAGATTATTAATCATATGGGCTTCAtttattttactatttttaacttttgttacttttaaaaaatgcgctttctaaaatgtgtttttgtgtgtatatTAATGTATTACTTTAGTGTTTTTTTGCATCTGATGCAAAAATTGGGATCTTTCTAATATATAAGGGATagattattttctgtatttactttttgtatttaaatgttCTGTAATAAAAGTTTGTCTTTGCATTGTGCATGTGCTCTAGTTTCTTTCTGTAAGTTGTAATGAAGCTCAGTGATCAGGAATTCGTTACATTTAACGAATACATCTAACTTTTCACTGGAGTAGCTAAAGCGTTCAGCTGGGCTCAGGTCAGGATCACTGTCAGATGTGTGTCCTGGTCGGGGGTACAGCTCTGAGTGTCCTACTGAGGCTACAGTTTGGACCACATTCCTCATAGAGCAACACGAGTCGTGCTAAGCCCGTGCCCTTCTAGTATCTAGAGTAATTAAGTGCGAAAGTACTAAAACTTCCACTCAGTTACAATTTTctgtttacccataaatccaCAGCAACCTCGGTGTCTCATGCGCAGGCGGGTTGTATTTAAGAAtgatttaaagaaaaacaactagcaAGATGAACCGATTCATGTTTCAATCACGAAATTAATCCTGCCATAGTACCACTGAGGTATAAAATCAACCGGAATTAATCCTGTTAAATATCTGCAGGAAGTGTTGCGCTCCTTGTAAGAAtgacaaaacacaacaaaagaGCCACAACTTCATCACTTCCCAACACTACAGGAAAAGGAAGAATAGACACTTAATCAGAGACCAGACAACGGTGTTCTGCCCTGGAAGAAGTTTCTTAACTTCAGTCCTGCCAGACACCGAATTAACTTAATTTCGTCGCGCAAGCGAGGAAGGGCAGCGTGACCGCGCCGATTCAGACCGATAGGGGCGCTGTCTGTCCAAATGCAGGGAGGTCTCGTGTCTGCGCACAAGCCAGCGCACCCATTTACAGCCACCAGAGGGCGTGATTTGAACAGACAACGGCTCTGCGGCTGCGCGTACGCCGGTGCGCGGTGCTCGTCGGTCCCCAAACAGGAAGAATGGAGGACTCGTCGTCTGCGGGGAGCAGCTTCTCGTCCAGAGCCAAGAGAAAGGCGCAGGAGAGAGCTAAGATCCTGCAACGGGAGGACCAGCGGAGGACGCTGAAGCTGGTGAGGTCGGGAAGCGGGGCTCCGGCGCCGGGACCGGCGTGTTTTAAGGCGAGCTGAGCGATCATCCACGGCTCTTTTTATGATCTGCGTCGCGGGTCTCCTTTCCATGGAGTATATTACTGCTAAAAATAAAGTAGAGGTTTCATCGGGGTAACACTGCAGTGTCTCAGTACGGCAGACGGCGCTGATACTGGGCCAAATGGAAAGCAAGTGGGACATGTACTTCCACTCAGTCATGTTAATTAAGCAGCTAGAGCAGTTTTGAGTAGGgcagtgtctgtctctctctctctctgtctgtctgtctctctgtgtctttcTGCCTGTACCTTTGTCActttctgtctgtgtctctgtgccactaTGCTACTgtgcctctgtctgtctctatacCTGTCTGTGTCcttgtctgtctctgtccctgtccgtatctatgtctgtctgtctgtttacctgtctgtttctgtatgtctctctgtttctgtccctgtatgtctgtctgtgtccttgtctgtctctgtccctgtctgtgtctctgtccatctgtctgtgtctctgtccctgtctgtgtctctgtccatctgtctgtccctgtctgtgtctctgtccatctgtctgtctctgtccctgtctgtgtctctgtccatctgtctgtctctgtccctgtttgtctgtctgcatcCCTTTGTGTCTGAGTCCCTGTTTTATCTGTTTCTCTGTGTCCCTCTgtctccatctgtctgtccgtGTCCGTCTGCCTATCAGACCCTGGGCCGAGTTCACCCCCCTTTCTCCGTCCCCCTGTGCAGGTGTCGCGGATCCTGAAGAAGTCGGAGTGGGAGCGCACGGCCGAAGATGTGGCAGAGTTGGAGAGGCACAGCGAGACTGTgcgggagctgtgcaggaggcaGATGCGGCGGAACATCCtgaagaggaagcaggaggAGGTCAGGAAGCCCTTCAGATGTTCAGGGATGGTAAAACAGAAGCTGTATCTCCTGGTCCTTGCGTCTGTCAGGCACCGTCACTTGTGGCTCGTCCCTTCAGGTATTCGACGACACGGACGACCTGCGGCGGAAAGTGGCACAGCTGGCAGAGGCGGTCCGCGGCGCCAGGAACCTCGTCGTGTACACGGGGGCGGGCATTAGCACGGTACCGTCCATGATTCCATAAGAACCGTCCAATCAGAACTGTCTGTCGGAAGATGCTGATGAGGTTTTCCTGTGTGTGGCAGGCGGCCTCAATCCCCGACTACCGAGGTCCAAACGGTCTGTGGACTCAGCTGCAGAAAGGCAGATCAGTGAGGTAAGTGGGGCCGGACTTGCCGTCCTGGCAACGGGTCAGAACACGGGTCCCCAGGCGTGACCCATTTGCCGCCTTTCTCCGGGCAGCACGTCGGACCTGAGCGAGGCGGAgcccacactgacacacatggCCATCCGGATGCTGCACAAGGAGAAGCTGGTGAGCACACGTGATTGGCCGGCTAAGTGTTCCGTCGTGGAGGTGGAGCCTCTTTGGGACACGCCTACTTAGAGTTTTGGAACATTGTGTTTCAGTACGTACGGGGCATGCTAGTGGACGTTGACGTTGTTATGGATCTGTTTGGATACGCTTCTCGGGGATTTAGGAACCGccgtgtgtgttgtgtgtattTTGCGTATGTGTGTCCCAGGTGCAGCATGTGGTGTCTCAGAACTGCGACGGGCTGCACCTGCGCAGCGGCCTGCCGCGACACGTCCTGTCTGAGCTCCACGGCAACATGTTCATCGAGGTGAGTGGCCCTTGCCGTgccgctgtctgcctgctttttGCCGTCTCCTGCTGCCCTGATAAGCACCACCCTTCAGTTCACCGTGGTACGGGAGGTCATACAGCACTAGGGGTCATTTCTGACTTGCAGAAGTGCAGCCTCCTGTTGCAAATCGCCATTTTTTAAACGTTTCACAACATGACCGGAGCCATCATTCAGCATTGCTGTCTACCACAGTCTGCTGCAGGCGTTTGCAGCTAATCtgtaatattaaatatatttaaaaaatctgttATTATAGTGAAATGCTTTGGCATCTGTCCCCTTTCTCCTGCCCACTACTGCTTGGGACAAGCTGCAGTCTCAATGCGTCCCTGAACTGGCTAAACACtatagtggatggatggattattcagGAGCAGAGAAAAGATCGATGCTGTTTGTTCCCACCCTCCTTTACATCCTCATCCAGTCATGCGGTCGCACTATTTTTCTGCCCCAGACAATGTCCGCTTTCCGCCCGGAAAAGTCCAGTGAGCAGTGACTTTTAAATGCGCGTTTACTCCACGAATCCCCACTTCCTTTCATCGGCGTCGTGTGTCATTAAACACTCTCAGCGCATGTGCATCGTCGCCATGGTTACCCACGTCCGCTGTCCCTGCCGCAGGTGTGCACCTCGTGCTCCCCGGCGCGGGAGTGGATCCGGCTGTTCGACGTGACGGAGCGGACCGCCCTGCACCGGCACGGCACGGGCAGGCTCTGCGGGCACTGCGGAGGGGAGCTGTGTGACACCATCGTGCATTTCGGGGAGCGCGGCACACTGGAGCAGCCGCTGAACTGGGAGGGGGCCGTCAGGGCCGCCGGTGCTGCCGACGCCATCCTCTGCCTGGGCTCCAGCCTCAAGGTGGGATGCGCCACACATAccaaccagcagggggcatggGCCCATTAAATCCTAGGAGGGGTATTCTGTTTGACCTTTGTATGTCAGTTTATCCTAAGGTCAAACAGAATACCCTTCCTAGAACTAACGTAAATTACCCTAATATTAATTATTGTGGAAAGAAATAAGCTGGAGGCTTAGCTGCTGATGCATGATAGAAATAACTCAGAATGCCTTGTGCGTCATGCAGACTGTCTATTCGATGTATTAAAGTCATAGATCTGTGCAGCTTAACAGGTTTTAATGCATTAGAACCAGCCATGCGATGCCTTGTTGGGACCATGTAGAAATTGGTGCCGAGATAGAGCATGATCTTCTCAGGCAATTTTCCCAAAGGCACTGGGGAGTAACGAATCAGGCCTTtctccctcccccttcccccccgcaggtgctTAGGAAATACTCCTGCCTGTGGTGCATGAACAGACCAGCCAACAGAAGGCCAAAGCTTTACATAGTCAACCTGCAGGTAGGCTTCAGTGGAGCATGAGGGTCTCCCTCACAGAGTAACGCAGACGCGATCTGTGCCCTGCATCAGGAATACTGCTCTTCAGTGTCACTGAAGAAGCAGCAGGCATGCAACGTTCCTGtcattaatcttttttttttttttggttac
The sequence above is a segment of the Brienomyrus brachyistius isolate T26 chromosome 5, BBRACH_0.4, whole genome shotgun sequence genome. Coding sequences within it:
- the si:ch73-100l22.3 gene encoding uncharacterized protein si:ch73-100l22.3 isoform X1, whose product is MEEYEAFARRRLAQLGEAAGARDSARSAARPVNGGSSCIRFHGVAVLPPLLTEQQRELMRGYKVEAMRLLRQRGTAQPDSRVSQVQTLLDSVQLRKVPTLQEFIQNEPDVVGTGSATWDFPPPLCSTAKPMHDGKRDEFSFHHLTSISSVTLGATDSPDLTGRTSLVPDTRCALVHGSDVHQTAETRDQASQHSLSSGYITSDNTEAASHTAATVEAVQLSKEVRQVGSQESLIPLDTDCLAEGTGTVKGFALASEVNLDTARSGSGDPGVCEVPYRMSLQNLLKQSQEYRQRQRQLRMAKNLSQETDEAQNLSDKENNEVPLVEKNELRKSKARRANHAKVRFSQFDPSSVSVAQQPPFQTLSETPEVQSSVGTNLEISEKVFDCGSVNVPGNVGRGTLVSAVPALSLESSEPDGLVGDNLTPSTARDDPASDLSQPLTTTSSSAEPCGLSVGPKIDGTVPNQVPASKKFTTFPTPQLCLSPVHCGKGRGPIAKLLVNTTLSVSDNAGLPARTKDGVDRAVQISQLEMNLSRLQALISDLESTLDEGSTCQTWAKGSHLRGEWALPARELLGLTEHRQPKSQITSISQKMRVPEMFRDAPVVPRRSPVLTDSSNRPPLDDSRSPSDRSCDVETPSSLWQWGEETGARTQNLGSPVDQGPGMRAKRRLLMSTAETKSPRMPAASHSAAWGRPRSSTPKVQTGTWARLLPKETQLHVEAPIKEQEREQLQRIAARYQCLRHLSPRSGGVRPSGPPGVPVLGPPAVHDLGSQISCRLSSPWRPLVAAAVKGYLTRRLLRSEHVAQLQRTVKDSQHFLLAFQPRTAETEEFDSEQDLELQKRVLLQLRSARYEIYDIFFSSSAAERMQIISWDRALIWERELRRRENGQERRKGGASLSAATEKSLERRRRSSALHKMAVEGRRVAGAKAGWRRACQHPRPR
- the si:ch73-100l22.3 gene encoding uncharacterized protein si:ch73-100l22.3 isoform X3, whose product is MEEYEAFARRRLAQLGEAAGARDSARSAARPVNGGSSCIRFHGVAVLPPLLTEQQRELMRGYKVEAMRLLRQRGTAQPDSRVSQVQTLLDSVQLRKVPTLQEFIQNEPDVVGTGSATWDFPPPLCSTAKPMHDGKRDEFSFHHLTSISSVTLGATDSPDLTGRTSLVPDTRCALVHGSDVHQTAETRDQASQHSLSSGYITSDNTEAASHTAATVEAVQLSKEVRQVGSQESLIPLDTDCLAEGTGTVKGFALASEVNLDTARSGSGDPGVCEVPYRMSLQNLLKQSQEYRQRQRQLRMAKNLSQETDEAQNLSDKENNEVPLVEKNELRKSKARRANHAKVRFSQFDPSSVSVAQQPPFQTLSETPEVQSSVGTNLEISEKVFDCGSVNVPGNVGRGTLVSAVPALSLESSEPDGLVGDNLTPSTARDDPASDLSQPLTTTSSSAEPCGLSVGPKIDGTVPNQVPASKKFTTFPTPQLCLSPVHCGKGRGPIAKLLVNTTLSVSDNAGLPARTKDGVDRAVQISQLEMNLSRLQALISDLESTLDEGSTCQTWAKGSHLRGEWALPARELLGLTEHRQPKSQITSISQKMRVPEMFRDAPVVPRRSPVLTDSSNRPPLDDSRSPSDRSCDVETPSSLWQWGEETGARTQNLGSPVDQGPGMRAKRRLLMSTAETKSPRMPAASHSAAWGRPRSSTPKVQTGTWARLLPKETQLHVEAPIKEQEREQLQISCRLSSPWRPLVAAAVKGYLTRRLLRSEHVAQLQRTVKDSQHFLLAFQPRTAETEEFDSEQDLELQKRVLLQLRSARYEIYDIFFSSSAAERMQIISWDRALIWERELRRRENGQERRKGGASLSAATEKSLERRRRSSALHKMAVEGRRVAGAKAGWRRACQHPRPR
- the si:ch73-100l22.3 gene encoding uncharacterized protein si:ch73-100l22.3 isoform X2, translating into MEEYEAFARRRLAQLGEAAGARDSARSAARPVNGGSSCIRFHGVAVLPPLLTEQQRELMRGYKVEAMRLLRQRGTAQPDSRVSQLRKVPTLQEFIQNEPDVVGTGSATWDFPPPLCSTAKPMHDGKRDEFSFHHLTSISSVTLGATDSPDLTGRTSLVPDTRCALVHGSDVHQTAETRDQASQHSLSSGYITSDNTEAASHTAATVEAVQLSKEVRQVGSQESLIPLDTDCLAEGTGTVKGFALASEVNLDTARSGSGDPGVCEVPYRMSLQNLLKQSQEYRQRQRQLRMAKNLSQETDEAQNLSDKENNEVPLVEKNELRKSKARRANHAKVRFSQFDPSSVSVAQQPPFQTLSETPEVQSSVGTNLEISEKVFDCGSVNVPGNVGRGTLVSAVPALSLESSEPDGLVGDNLTPSTARDDPASDLSQPLTTTSSSAEPCGLSVGPKIDGTVPNQVPASKKFTTFPTPQLCLSPVHCGKGRGPIAKLLVNTTLSVSDNAGLPARTKDGVDRAVQISQLEMNLSRLQALISDLESTLDEGSTCQTWAKGSHLRGEWALPARELLGLTEHRQPKSQITSISQKMRVPEMFRDAPVVPRRSPVLTDSSNRPPLDDSRSPSDRSCDVETPSSLWQWGEETGARTQNLGSPVDQGPGMRAKRRLLMSTAETKSPRMPAASHSAAWGRPRSSTPKVQTGTWARLLPKETQLHVEAPIKEQEREQLQRIAARYQCLRHLSPRSGGVRPSGPPGVPVLGPPAVHDLGSQISCRLSSPWRPLVAAAVKGYLTRRLLRSEHVAQLQRTVKDSQHFLLAFQPRTAETEEFDSEQDLELQKRVLLQLRSARYEIYDIFFSSSAAERMQIISWDRALIWERELRRRENGQERRKGGASLSAATEKSLERRRRSSALHKMAVEGRRVAGAKAGWRRACQHPRPR
- the si:ch73-100l22.3 gene encoding uncharacterized protein si:ch73-100l22.3 isoform X4, which produces MRGYKVEAMRLLRQRGTAQPDSRVSQVQTLLDSVQLRKVPTLQEFIQNEPDVVGTGSATWDFPPPLCSTAKPMHDGKRDEFSFHHLTSISSVTLGATDSPDLTGRTSLVPDTRCALVHGSDVHQTAETRDQASQHSLSSGYITSDNTEAASHTAATVEAVQLSKEVRQVGSQESLIPLDTDCLAEGTGTVKGFALASEVNLDTARSGSGDPGVCEVPYRMSLQNLLKQSQEYRQRQRQLRMAKNLSQETDEAQNLSDKENNEVPLVEKNELRKSKARRANHAKVRFSQFDPSSVSVAQQPPFQTLSETPEVQSSVGTNLEISEKVFDCGSVNVPGNVGRGTLVSAVPALSLESSEPDGLVGDNLTPSTARDDPASDLSQPLTTTSSSAEPCGLSVGPKIDGTVPNQVPASKKFTTFPTPQLCLSPVHCGKGRGPIAKLLVNTTLSVSDNAGLPARTKDGVDRAVQISQLEMNLSRLQALISDLESTLDEGSTCQTWAKGSHLRGEWALPARELLGLTEHRQPKSQITSISQKMRVPEMFRDAPVVPRRSPVLTDSSNRPPLDDSRSPSDRSCDVETPSSLWQWGEETGARTQNLGSPVDQGPGMRAKRRLLMSTAETKSPRMPAASHSAAWGRPRSSTPKVQTGTWARLLPKETQLHVEAPIKEQEREQLQRIAARYQCLRHLSPRSGGVRPSGPPGVPVLGPPAVHDLGSQISCRLSSPWRPLVAAAVKGYLTRRLLRSEHVAQLQRTVKDSQHFLLAFQPRTAETEEFDSEQDLELQKRVLLQLRSARYEIYDIFFSSSAAERMQIISWDRALIWERELRRRENGQERRKGGASLSAATEKSLERRRRSSALHKMAVEGRRVAGAKAGWRRACQHPRPR